A section of the Spirosoma pollinicola genome encodes:
- a CDS encoding site-specific integrase, which yields MATIFLPTDRLPQVKVMLYTSKTLADGSHPLRLRITKDGNRKYVSIGENSPLNWWDVEKELPRRSHPEQKRLLTLIKKWETSYSDAAKQLHEIGHPFTIDMIIDSVTETSKKPRKDRKGIMLLSYLKDIYEQLQVAQRVGNANVYHDTRRVLAKFLHDRDCPLSTVNVSFLNQFETYLRSEKCADTTMSIYFRTLRAAINRSIGEKLLPPDLYPFSRHTSQRDKFSLAKFDLQTRKRAITKAEIHRVKTVDVATPRLLLARDVFMFSYYGGGINYVDIAQLRWGNVQGGRLQYVRQKTGGLFNLNLSAQLNVLLDYYRPLTDNGPDSYVFAILSPEKHQTPLQIANRLHKIKGQINQDLKVIGQLAGIETPLTTYVARHAFATALKQSGVSTAVISEAMGHQTESVTQTYLASFENDQIDEAFNHL from the coding sequence ATGGCTACTATTTTTTTGCCTACTGACCGCTTGCCTCAAGTTAAGGTGATGCTTTATACCAGCAAGACTTTAGCTGATGGATCTCACCCCCTTAGACTACGTATAACAAAGGACGGTAATCGAAAATACGTATCGATTGGAGAGAATAGTCCCCTTAACTGGTGGGATGTCGAAAAAGAGCTGCCACGACGGAGCCATCCTGAACAAAAACGATTACTTACTCTCATAAAAAAATGGGAAACCAGTTATTCTGACGCTGCGAAACAGTTGCACGAGATAGGTCATCCCTTCACAATCGATATGATCATTGATTCAGTGACGGAGACTAGTAAGAAACCTCGAAAAGATAGGAAGGGTATTATGCTTCTATCTTACCTTAAAGATATATACGAACAGCTTCAAGTAGCTCAGCGGGTAGGTAATGCTAATGTTTATCATGATACCCGCCGTGTGCTTGCCAAGTTTCTTCATGATCGTGATTGCCCTCTGTCGACGGTAAATGTGTCCTTTCTAAACCAATTCGAAACGTATTTACGAAGTGAGAAGTGCGCCGACACAACAATGAGTATCTATTTCCGAACGCTACGAGCTGCTATAAATCGATCAATCGGAGAAAAATTACTGCCACCAGATCTATACCCATTTAGCCGTCATACATCACAAAGGGATAAATTTAGCTTGGCAAAGTTTGATTTGCAGACGCGGAAGCGGGCAATTACTAAAGCAGAAATTCACAGGGTCAAAACCGTCGATGTTGCAACACCCAGATTATTGTTAGCTAGAGATGTATTTATGTTTTCCTATTATGGAGGAGGTATAAACTATGTAGATATTGCTCAGCTTCGCTGGGGTAATGTACAAGGAGGGAGGTTGCAATATGTGCGTCAGAAAACAGGCGGGCTTTTTAATCTCAATCTTTCTGCACAGCTAAATGTTCTGCTGGATTATTATCGTCCCTTAACTGATAATGGTCCTGATTCCTATGTATTTGCCATTTTAAGCCCTGAAAAACATCAGACACCCCTACAGATTGCCAACCGGCTACATAAAATAAAAGGGCAAATTAACCAGGATTTAAAAGTTATTGGTCAGCTTGCAGGTATTGAAACCCCTTTAACGACTTACGTAGCAAGGCACGCTTTTGCAACAGCACTTAAACAATCAGGGGTGTCTACAGCAGTAATCAGCGAAGCAATGGGTCATCAAACAGAATCTGTAACTCAAACGTACTTAGCTTCCTTTGAGAATGACCAGATTGACGAGGCATTTAACCACTTATAA
- a CDS encoding DUF3987 domain-containing protein: MSAVRAKLPEILRRLLAPHEDDSEFMTALMTTLVVAGGLIPNVWATYDRRRIYNMLMLFVICPPAGGKGVVSLGGKLLERINKHLSETHKADFATYQHRMEEYRATLTSDELIKLPSKPKRSQLLVPGNITSSKLIQQIADNAPYPTVILETEADVLAGAFKSDHGRLMSTTLRQAYHHERISLARKTNDELIEIDTPKVALVISGTDNQVLSIFNGNQDGLFSRFMFLRNNASIKWRSVKPKAGAKPLDDHYEEWSERFFTIWQQAQNLQAEVTFTESHWDVLDKFGEGNQAASYLTGGDYSVGIARRHALMVIRMAMTLSFFRRINPDTDDIGDLVSDWDCKDEDFDLALLLTEQSFQMSLSLFKAMPQAMNVRFENTKRTAFWAALPTHFEMGEATLTANELGIAERTKTRWISGFRGTGMLEQMGRGEYRKTGMATVATVALSLVA, translated from the coding sequence ATGTCAGCGGTTAGAGCGAAGCTACCTGAAATCCTTCGCCGATTACTAGCTCCCCACGAAGATGACAGCGAATTTATGACGGCTTTGATGACCACTCTTGTCGTCGCTGGTGGGTTGATTCCCAATGTATGGGCGACCTATGACCGACGCCGGATTTATAACATGCTCATGCTATTCGTGATATGTCCACCGGCCGGAGGGAAAGGTGTTGTTAGCTTAGGAGGTAAACTTTTAGAACGAATTAATAAACATCTCAGCGAGACGCACAAGGCCGACTTTGCTACATACCAGCACAGAATGGAAGAGTACCGGGCCACGCTGACATCAGATGAGTTAATTAAGCTGCCAAGTAAACCAAAACGGAGTCAGCTACTGGTGCCAGGCAATATCACCAGTTCAAAGTTGATTCAGCAAATAGCCGACAATGCTCCCTATCCGACGGTGATACTGGAAACCGAAGCCGATGTCTTGGCCGGTGCTTTTAAAAGTGATCATGGTCGGTTGATGAGTACTACTTTACGACAGGCGTACCACCATGAACGTATTTCGCTCGCTCGAAAGACAAATGATGAGCTAATTGAGATTGATACACCGAAAGTAGCTCTGGTGATTTCGGGTACCGACAATCAGGTTTTGTCGATCTTCAATGGTAATCAGGACGGGCTTTTCTCAAGGTTTATGTTTCTGCGAAATAATGCTAGTATTAAGTGGCGTAGCGTTAAGCCCAAAGCCGGTGCAAAACCGTTAGATGATCATTATGAAGAATGGTCAGAACGGTTTTTCACGATATGGCAACAAGCTCAGAATCTACAGGCTGAGGTGACTTTCACAGAGTCTCATTGGGATGTACTCGACAAGTTCGGGGAGGGGAACCAAGCAGCCAGCTATTTGACGGGTGGTGACTACTCTGTAGGTATTGCCCGGCGACATGCGCTAATGGTTATTCGAATGGCCATGACGCTCTCTTTCTTTCGCCGTATAAACCCAGATACAGACGACATTGGAGATTTGGTCAGTGATTGGGATTGCAAAGACGAGGACTTTGATTTGGCACTACTGCTAACCGAACAATCCTTTCAAATGAGTCTTTCTCTGTTCAAAGCGATGCCACAGGCAATGAATGTGCGTTTTGAAAACACCAAACGAACAGCTTTTTGGGCAGCTTTACCCACGCACTTCGAGATGGGGGAAGCCACTCTTACCGCAAACGAACTAGGTATAGCAGAACGTACGAAAACCCGATGGATCAGTGGGTTTCGTGGTACGGGTATGCTAGAACAGATGGGTCGTGGTGAATATAGAAAAACAGGTATGGCGACTGTGGCTACAGTGGCGTTAAGCTTAGTCGCTTAA
- a CDS encoding ISAs1 family transposase, which produces MQLGHTRRQVLVSALYLQIHQVVAQAYYCGAKESERPAVATLIETQHLAHQELTLDALHLIPSTLDLIHTGGGRYVVVLKPNQPHLYRTGTLTDLFSVANYERVDAKTKQHGRVEQRRCRCFKMNASSAAVRWQKSGMCTLLCVVRSREISGLMSKEVSYYVSNHTPTNQAQADELFNAIRGHCRAAVAGRRGDTSQTGCQSVGRRLTDWQSSSKSSTR; this is translated from the coding sequence ATTCAACTCGGTCACACCCGTAGGCAAGTACTCGTCTCGGCACTTTATCTCCAAATCCATCAAGTCGTCGCTCAGGCTTATTATTGTGGGGCCAAAGAAAGTGAACGGCCTGCTGTGGCTACGCTGATAGAAACTCAACACCTGGCCCACCAGGAACTTACGTTGGACGCCCTGCATTTGATCCCCTCGACGCTAGACCTAATTCATACGGGAGGAGGGCGATATGTGGTGGTACTAAAGCCTAATCAGCCTCATCTGTATCGCACAGGTACCCTGACAGATTTGTTCAGTGTAGCTAATTATGAACGGGTTGATGCTAAGACCAAGCAACACGGGCGAGTTGAGCAACGCCGGTGCCGTTGTTTCAAGATGAATGCGTCATCGGCGGCTGTTCGCTGGCAAAAAAGTGGAATGTGTACCCTACTTTGTGTGGTGCGGAGCCGGGAGATATCGGGCCTTATGAGTAAGGAAGTCAGTTACTATGTGAGCAACCATACTCCTACGAATCAGGCGCAGGCTGATGAGTTATTTAATGCGATACGGGGTCATTGCCGGGCCGCCGTTGCGGGGCGTCGGGGTGATACATCACAAACGGGATGTCAGTCTGTCGGAAGACGGCTTACGGACTGGCAAAGCAGCAGTAAATCGTCTACTAGGTAG
- a CDS encoding beta strand repeat-containing protein: protein MHFRYKYVALGLVYLSRLSNPLLAQTNYVANTANSATPGTYNILVGPFAGYSNTTGYNNAFLGYEAGYFNTTGSGNAFLGYQAGRLNTTGSNNAFLGLQAGYGNTTGNSNAFMGYQAGFFNTTGSGNAFIGSLAGNFNTTGSGNAFMGNMAGRLNTTGSNNAFLGASAGNFNTTGNGNAFIGNYAGYSNTTGSNNAFMGFQAGYFNTTGFGNAFIGNMAGYRNTTGNNNAFMGNMTGFFNTTGFNNVFIGTSAGNSNTTGNSNAFMGYNAGYSNTTGSNNAFIGTSAGNSNTTGNSNAFMGYEAGIFNTTGSGNAFIGTSAGNYNTTGNSNAFMGFLAGYFNTTGSYNAFMGTYAGLLNTTGSFNAFLGYEAGKNNTTGYNNVALGVRAANLNQTGKNNVMLGDSAGINNTASGNLFVGSKAGFANTTNTLNTYLGFQTGFNALADSNTFVGYRAGYQNTTGQGNTFFGVNAGRNISTGSRNTIIGNKAGPVSVNSDDNVYLGFNTGQHDQGNQNTLLGNQTDVLSPDAQHPLHHATAIGYGATVAVSDAVVLGHQANVGIGTSAPTARLHIRSAQANESGIRLESLTDQSPAVATTDRFLSVDSQGGVVLSRYRVQVERVEDWSDKVFGAGYRLPPLSEIASYVQTHQHLPGVPSAQEMIATGIDAAQLNAKLLEKIEELTLYLIAMKQELGDLKQQDQQHNQLITQQASRIEEMEIRQLPAKNRR from the coding sequence ATGCATTTTCGCTACAAATATGTTGCCTTGGGGCTAGTATATTTATCACGTCTGAGCAATCCCCTATTGGCACAAACCAACTACGTGGCTAACACGGCCAACTCCGCCACACCTGGCACCTACAATATCTTAGTGGGGCCATTTGCGGGCTATAGTAACACGACGGGGTATAATAATGCCTTTCTGGGCTATGAGGCGGGCTATTTTAACACGACGGGGTCCGGCAACGCCTTTCTGGGCTATCAGGCGGGCCGACTAAACACGACGGGGTCTAACAATGCCTTTCTGGGCTTACAGGCGGGCTATGGTAACACGACGGGCAATAGCAATGCCTTTATGGGCTATCAGGCGGGCTTTTTTAACACGACGGGGTCCGGCAATGCCTTCATTGGCAGTCTGGCGGGCAATTTCAACACGACGGGGTCCGGCAATGCCTTTATGGGCAATATGGCGGGCCGACTAAACACGACGGGGTCTAACAATGCCTTTCTGGGCGCTAGTGCGGGCAATTTCAACACGACGGGCAATGGTAATGCCTTCATTGGCAATTATGCGGGCTATAGTAACACGACGGGGTCTAATAATGCCTTTATGGGCTTTCAGGCGGGCTATTTTAACACGACGGGGTTCGGCAATGCCTTTATAGGCAATATGGCGGGCTATAGGAACACGACGGGCAATAACAATGCCTTTATGGGCAATATGACGGGCTTTTTTAATACGACGGGGTTTAACAATGTCTTCATTGGCACTAGTGCGGGCAACAGTAACACGACGGGCAATAGCAATGCCTTTATGGGCTATAATGCGGGCTATAGTAACACGACGGGGTCTAATAATGCCTTCATTGGCACTAGTGCAGGCAATAGTAACACGACAGGCAATAGCAATGCCTTTATGGGCTATGAGGCGGGCATATTTAACACGACGGGGTCCGGCAATGCCTTCATTGGCACTAGTGCGGGCAATTACAACACGACAGGCAATAGCAATGCCTTTATGGGCTTTCTGGCGGGCTATTTTAACACGACGGGGTCTTACAATGCCTTTATGGGCACTTATGCGGGCCTACTAAACACGACAGGGTCTTTCAATGCCTTTCTGGGCTATGAGGCGGGTAAGAATAACACGACGGGCTATAATAATGTGGCTCTGGGAGTTCGGGCAGCTAATTTAAATCAAACAGGTAAGAATAACGTCATGCTGGGCGATTCAGCGGGCATTAACAATACGGCTTCCGGTAACCTCTTTGTAGGTTCCAAAGCTGGCTTTGCCAACACGACCAATACGCTGAACACCTATCTAGGTTTCCAAACTGGCTTCAACGCTCTGGCCGATTCGAACACCTTTGTCGGCTACCGAGCAGGCTATCAGAACACCACCGGCCAAGGCAATACCTTCTTCGGGGTCAACGCCGGGCGCAATATCTCCACCGGCTCCCGCAACACCATTATTGGCAACAAAGCCGGGCCGGTCTCGGTCAACAGTGATGACAACGTCTACCTGGGTTTCAATACCGGCCAGCACGATCAGGGCAACCAAAACACGCTTCTGGGCAACCAGACGGATGTACTTTCGCCTGATGCCCAACACCCGCTGCATCATGCAACGGCCATTGGCTACGGAGCTACGGTGGCCGTCAGTGATGCGGTGGTGCTGGGACATCAGGCCAATGTTGGCATCGGCACATCGGCTCCCACGGCACGGCTCCACATCCGCAGCGCCCAGGCGAATGAATCAGGAATTCGACTGGAGAGCCTCACCGACCAAAGCCCGGCGGTGGCCACCACCGATCGGTTTCTGAGTGTCGACAGTCAGGGCGGTGTTGTACTGAGCCGGTATCGGGTACAGGTAGAGCGGGTCGAAGATTGGTCGGATAAGGTGTTTGGGGCCGGGTATCGCCTGCCACCTTTATCGGAAATAGCAAGCTATGTCCAAACGCATCAGCACTTGCCAGGTGTACCTTCGGCACAGGAGATGATCGCTACGGGCATAGATGCGGCTCAACTCAATGCCAAACTGCTGGAAAAAATAGAAGAATTGACTCTCTATCTCATTGCTATGAAGCAAGAGCTAGGTGATCTGAAGCAGCAAGACCAGCAGCACAACCAGTTGATTACTCAGCAGGCCAGTCGTATTGAAGAGATGGAAATTCGGCAACTCCCGGCAAAAAACCGTCGTTGA
- a CDS encoding dihydrofolate reductase family protein, whose amino-acid sequence MRKIRVMEHISLDGVIQHEDGEDFEYGDWTAPYRSSAGLEAVVEAQGSRFDLLLGRRTYDIWADYWPKADNSPIANSLNGATKFVVTHRPDSLEWAPVEDLGADPIKSIRSLKSTDGPDLIVWGSSTLTSTLLNHGLVDEVVLLVYPVLLGRGKRFFSDSADPCELALVSTKVTSTGVLINTYRHVGSLRT is encoded by the coding sequence ATGAGAAAGATCAGAGTCATGGAACATATCTCACTGGACGGTGTAATCCAGCATGAAGACGGCGAAGATTTCGAGTATGGCGATTGGACGGCACCCTATCGAAGTTCAGCCGGGTTAGAGGCCGTCGTGGAGGCACAGGGAAGCCGCTTCGATCTGCTACTTGGCCGACGTACTTACGATATATGGGCTGACTACTGGCCTAAAGCCGACAATAGTCCGATAGCGAATAGTCTGAATGGGGCAACCAAATTCGTAGTGACCCATAGGCCGGACAGTCTCGAATGGGCCCCGGTCGAGGACTTAGGTGCGGATCCCATTAAGAGTATTCGTAGCCTAAAGTCAACGGACGGCCCTGATCTGATCGTCTGGGGAAGTTCAACGCTGACGTCCACGTTGCTCAACCATGGATTGGTCGACGAAGTTGTGTTGCTAGTCTATCCGGTCTTGCTAGGCCGGGGTAAACGCTTTTTTTCGGACAGTGCCGACCCATGCGAACTGGCTTTGGTCAGCACGAAGGTTACGTCCACGGGCGTGCTCATAAACACGTACCGGCATGTGGGATCGCTGCGAACCTAA
- a CDS encoding AAA family ATPase: MHLQKANRTQTRMRLCLQGPSGSGKTLGALRVALGLTNGRWDQIAIIDSENRSADLYAELGPYQVLHMNAPYCPEDYIQAMSICEKAGMQVIILDSISHEWESLLDYQSKLPGNSFINWSKVSPRHSAFLYRMLCSSAHIIATVRTKTDYVLTDRNGKIVPEKVGLKGIQRDGNEYEFSICFDLDIRHFATTSKDRTRLYMDQLPFQLDETVGGHIRQWCQINTTTSEEVQHQIEQCATIPDLVELFHQQTAYQVLLKPSFERRKHQLLLVPVQVQPV, translated from the coding sequence ATGCATCTACAAAAAGCGAATCGAACCCAGACCCGAATGCGTCTATGTCTGCAAGGACCATCAGGGTCGGGGAAAACATTGGGGGCTTTACGGGTCGCCCTGGGCTTGACCAACGGGCGGTGGGATCAAATCGCCATCATCGACTCAGAGAATCGGAGCGCTGATCTATATGCCGAACTGGGGCCTTATCAGGTGTTACACATGAATGCCCCCTACTGCCCCGAAGATTATATTCAGGCTATGTCAATTTGTGAGAAAGCGGGCATGCAGGTAATTATCCTGGACTCCATTTCGCACGAATGGGAGTCGCTCTTGGATTACCAGTCAAAGCTGCCCGGCAACTCCTTTATCAACTGGAGCAAGGTGTCACCCCGCCACAGTGCGTTCCTGTATCGCATGCTTTGCTCCTCGGCTCATATCATCGCCACCGTGCGTACCAAAACCGATTATGTGCTCACTGACCGCAACGGCAAAATCGTGCCCGAGAAGGTGGGTTTAAAGGGCATTCAGCGCGATGGCAACGAGTACGAGTTCTCAATATGCTTCGACCTAGATATTCGTCACTTTGCCACCACCAGTAAAGATCGCACCCGGCTGTATATGGACCAACTGCCTTTTCAACTAGACGAGACCGTGGGCGGCCATATTCGCCAATGGTGCCAGATTAATACCACCACCAGCGAAGAGGTCCAGCACCAAATTGAGCAATGTGCCACAATCCCTGACTTGGTCGAGCTGTTCCACCAGCAGACAGCCTACCAAGTGTTGCTCAAACCCAGTTTTGAACGGCGTAAGCATCAACTCTTACTCGTTCCTGTCCAAGTACAACCCGTTTAA
- a CDS encoding DUF3871 family protein codes for MQPLTYAVEILPAPSRPILEQSSPSKAFIEANTIITTLDEVRHEHLIPVFVKDNEPLISQSDFIGATVDAITDVFRGEHILYPQVRVSHPIKGRIPEAKNKPASQLQDSEKTLYYERMIFAVEIPSIQATVGGNTLSLTIGGIKAYNLDNLYNRKGADEHFKVFIGFQNKVCTNMCVWTDGYMSDLRVKNLDQLHMAIYMMLRAYNQDNLLHRVECLPNYTLSEQQFALLLGRCRMYQHLPSPAKLTIPTLLFGDTQLGAVCKEYYRDESFCREANGSINLWRLYNLFTGANKSSYIDTFLDRSVNALQFVEQVRAGLDGHSTNWYLQ; via the coding sequence ATGCAACCACTTACTTACGCTGTCGAGATTCTTCCAGCACCCAGCCGTCCGATCCTGGAACAGTCATCCCCTTCGAAGGCCTTTATCGAAGCCAACACCATCATCACGACCCTGGATGAAGTACGCCATGAGCACCTGATTCCAGTGTTTGTCAAGGATAACGAACCCCTCATTAGCCAGAGCGACTTTATTGGTGCCACGGTGGATGCCATTACGGATGTTTTTCGGGGTGAGCACATCCTGTATCCTCAGGTTCGGGTATCACACCCCATCAAGGGTCGTATTCCCGAAGCGAAAAACAAACCGGCCAGCCAGCTGCAGGATTCGGAAAAAACACTCTACTACGAACGGATGATCTTCGCCGTCGAAATACCATCCATTCAGGCCACGGTGGGCGGTAATACGCTGTCGCTGACCATCGGCGGCATAAAAGCTTACAACCTGGATAACCTTTATAACCGAAAGGGTGCCGATGAGCACTTCAAAGTGTTCATTGGGTTTCAGAATAAGGTATGCACCAATATGTGTGTGTGGACGGATGGCTATATGAGCGATCTGCGGGTGAAGAACCTGGATCAGTTACACATGGCCATCTACATGATGCTCCGGGCTTATAATCAGGACAACCTGCTTCACCGTGTAGAGTGTTTACCGAATTACACCCTTTCGGAACAGCAGTTTGCCTTATTGTTGGGCCGGTGCCGGATGTACCAGCATTTACCCAGTCCAGCCAAGCTGACTATACCGACTTTACTATTTGGGGATACCCAGTTAGGTGCCGTTTGCAAGGAATACTATCGAGATGAGAGTTTCTGCCGGGAAGCCAACGGCAGTATCAACCTGTGGCGGCTCTACAACCTGTTTACCGGTGCGAACAAGTCCAGTTATATTGACACGTTTCTGGATCGGTCGGTCAACGCCTTACAGTTTGTGGAACAGGTACGGGCGGGCTTGGATGGGCATAGCACGAATTGGTATTTGCAGTAA